The following proteins come from a genomic window of Phnomibacter ginsenosidimutans:
- a CDS encoding lysophospholipid acyltransferase family protein translates to MIVNCVKHQILYYFLLAIFYSLSVLPMFILYALGDAIRWLVFDVIGYRKDVVLRNLANAFPEKSDAERKTIAKQFFTGFIDTWMETIKFLSISQKGFERMIQYDYSVLHKHAAAGNSVQLMAGHFMNWELTNLTLPVHQPLVWVGIYMRLSSKAMERLFRKIKGRFGAVLVPADEVKTDIEKYLTKPYLLGLGADQSPSKPAQSFWMYFLQQPTAFAPGPGRNACKRQLPVVFLWIERKQRGRYVFHVEEMFESAAGLTPETLTVAYVKRLEQVICMQPANYLWSHKRWKHAWKPEYAPLWIDKEPYPPADAC, encoded by the coding sequence GTGATTGTTAACTGCGTAAAACATCAGATTTTGTATTATTTCTTACTGGCAATTTTTTATAGCTTATCTGTTTTGCCCATGTTTATTCTGTATGCATTGGGCGATGCTATCCGTTGGTTGGTGTTTGATGTTATTGGTTACCGCAAGGATGTGGTGTTGCGAAATCTGGCTAATGCATTTCCTGAAAAATCGGACGCTGAAAGAAAAACCATTGCCAAACAATTCTTTACTGGTTTTATTGATACCTGGATGGAAACCATCAAGTTTTTATCCATTAGCCAAAAGGGCTTTGAACGAATGATACAGTACGATTACAGCGTGTTGCACAAGCATGCAGCGGCGGGCAATAGTGTGCAATTAATGGCAGGTCATTTTATGAATTGGGAGCTCACCAACCTTACGTTACCGGTGCACCAGCCATTAGTTTGGGTGGGTATTTACATGCGGTTGAGCAGCAAAGCCATGGAGCGGTTGTTTAGAAAAATAAAGGGAAGATTTGGCGCCGTGTTAGTGCCTGCCGATGAAGTAAAAACTGACATCGAAAAATATTTAACCAAGCCCTACCTGCTGGGGCTCGGGGCCGATCAGAGCCCCTCCAAGCCGGCGCAATCTTTCTGGATGTATTTTTTGCAGCAGCCCACTGCTTTTGCACCCGGCCCTGGTAGAAACGCCTGCAAGCGACAGTTACCGGTTGTTTTTTTATGGATAGAAAGAAAACAGCGTGGCCGTTATGTTTTTCATGTGGAAGAAATGTTTGAGTCTGCTGCCGGGCTTACACCAGAAACACTAACGGTGGCGTATGTAAAACGCTTGGAGCAGGTAATCTGCATGCAGCCTGCTAATTATTTGTGGTCGCACAAGCGATGGAAGCATGCATGGAAACCTGAGTATGCACCTTTATGGATAGACAAAGAGCCATATCCGCCGGCAGATGCCTGTTAA
- a CDS encoding lysophospholipid acyltransferase family protein, translating to MDRLVYGLMYAVSLLPLRVLYGISSLAAFVLHRIVRYRKDTVMENVAQAFPHQSLAYRKKVAAGFYRHFTDNWVETIKLLSMPEAALKKRITGNFEVFDELHKNGKTASILAAHFFNWEWLSAALSLRQSLPCIGVYMPISSQPVDSLFKRIRGRFGAHLMPAPALAKAIIGWRNKQYLIGLVADQSPSNPANAYWLNFLGRPTAFVTGPERNAQVFNQVPVYTRVTCPKRGYYHFEFTVLSLTNEEMQTKGELTKRLVRHIEADIQTHPETYLWSHRRWKHAWDASYQRLWIDDAAPAAVSTQD from the coding sequence ATGGATCGTTTGGTATATGGTTTAATGTATGCTGTATCGTTGCTGCCATTGCGGGTGCTGTATGGTATTAGCAGCTTGGCGGCATTTGTATTGCACCGTATTGTCAGGTATCGAAAAGATACGGTGATGGAAAACGTAGCACAGGCATTTCCGCATCAATCATTGGCCTACAGAAAAAAAGTGGCAGCTGGTTTTTACCGACACTTTACCGACAACTGGGTTGAAACAATCAAGCTGCTCAGTATGCCGGAAGCAGCTTTAAAAAAACGCATCACCGGAAATTTTGAAGTGTTTGATGAGTTGCATAAAAATGGCAAAACGGCCAGCATTCTTGCAGCGCATTTTTTTAATTGGGAATGGTTGAGTGCTGCACTTAGTCTCAGGCAGTCACTACCTTGTATTGGTGTTTACATGCCCATATCCAGCCAGCCTGTAGACTCTTTGTTTAAGCGTATTCGCGGCAGGTTTGGAGCTCACCTTATGCCTGCACCTGCACTTGCCAAAGCCATCATTGGCTGGCGCAACAAGCAGTACCTCATTGGCCTTGTGGCGGATCAGAGTCCTTCCAATCCGGCCAATGCTTATTGGCTCAATTTTTTGGGGCGGCCTACCGCTTTTGTAACCGGGCCCGAACGCAACGCACAGGTGTTTAATCAGGTGCCAGTGTACACAAGGGTTACATGCCCTAAGCGGGGCTATTATCATTTTGAGTTTACAGTGCTATCGCTTACAAACGAAGAAATGCAAACGAAAGGTGAGCTTACCAAAAGATTGGTTAGGCATATTGAAGCAGATATTCAAACGCATCCGGAAACCTATCTGTGGAGCCATCGTCGCTGGAAGCATGCATGGGATGCATCATACCAACGACTTTGGATTGATGATGCGGCACCGGCAGCTGTTTCAACTCAGGATTGA
- a CDS encoding metallophosphoesterase: MTISLFRGLRSFLQQLLTKPVTWLANRFSSSPKQEAVFSSLSALQQAQLADTKKILQINDVSRIILFSDHHKGKRNGADDFASNEPAYLAALHFYEQQQYTYVNLGDSEELWENNIFSILKYNKETFAAEKPFINRQAFVKVYGNHDVFWHFDPLAAQYLKQMYGKAVPILPGLLLQYQQPGAPAMHILCTHGHQGDASSDGNWLSAAFVTYIWGPLQAFLRINTNTPAASKMLKSLHNNMMYQWSSRQPGLALITGHTHQPVFASLTHLERLLLQRQLAAANGDNEKLRQLDKEIPRRRQEYDYVQLDFANLIPGYFNTGCCCFSDGNITGIEIHEGEIRLIKWEMQHQQAIRTVLEKMSLQELAQSLSANHQS; encoded by the coding sequence ATGACAATCTCGCTATTCCGCGGACTTCGATCATTTTTACAGCAATTGCTGACCAAGCCGGTGACCTGGCTGGCCAATCGTTTTTCGTCGTCGCCCAAGCAAGAAGCGGTATTTAGCTCGTTGTCAGCATTACAACAAGCACAGCTTGCTGATACCAAAAAAATACTGCAGATTAACGATGTCAGTCGCATCATTTTATTTTCAGACCATCACAAAGGCAAACGCAATGGTGCTGACGATTTTGCCAGCAACGAACCGGCCTATCTGGCTGCGCTTCACTTTTATGAGCAGCAGCAATATACGTACGTGAATTTGGGCGATAGTGAAGAGCTTTGGGAAAACAATATTTTCTCCATTCTCAAATACAACAAGGAAACGTTTGCCGCAGAAAAGCCATTTATCAACCGGCAGGCTTTTGTAAAAGTGTATGGCAATCATGATGTGTTCTGGCATTTCGATCCACTGGCGGCGCAATACCTCAAACAGATGTATGGCAAAGCAGTACCCATACTACCAGGACTGCTCCTGCAATACCAACAGCCCGGAGCACCTGCCATGCACATACTGTGTACCCATGGCCACCAGGGCGATGCCAGCAGCGATGGCAACTGGTTGAGTGCCGCTTTTGTAACCTATATATGGGGGCCACTGCAAGCCTTTCTCCGCATCAATACCAACACACCTGCTGCCAGCAAAATGCTGAAAAGTCTGCACAACAATATGATGTACCAATGGAGCAGCCGACAGCCGGGGCTGGCGCTGATTACGGGCCACACCCATCAGCCGGTATTTGCCTCCCTTACGCATTTGGAACGCTTGCTGCTACAGCGCCAACTGGCCGCTGCCAATGGCGACAATGAAAAGCTGCGCCAACTCGACAAAGAAATTCCACGCCGCAGGCAGGAGTACGATTATGTACAATTAGATTTTGCCAACCTGATACCCGGTTATTTCAATACTGGTTGCTGCTGTTTTAGCGATGGCAACATAACCGGAATAGAAATACACGAAGGAGAAATACGGCTGATAAAATGGGAAATGCAACACCAACAGGCAATTCGTACCGTGTTAGAAAAAATGTCGTTGCAAGAGTTGGCGCAGTCACTTTCTGCCAATCATCAATCCTGA
- a CDS encoding META domain-containing protein: MTLKWLFATLAIVFSLPVVAQVKTIYIHPNTVSCTGVAPMQCLQYRYSNKGKWQRMYGGIKGFTHEAGYNYTLQITEKKIANPPADGSSIERKLVKVLSKTPVAPNVQGMKGEWIIKELLVNNVLLSVQELDFTVKIGDSTIQAKVCNSIWGKIQIAKDGTVKTGPLMSTKMACNNMDHETALMQAFTKATQWEVKGSNLYMMDKAGQVFVILTKPAMEAIPTTPANINYEAMLTDSRYTVKEIEDNKGISMLLGSGAFVKFDKVAGRISGNGGCNNFFGDATIQFTTANAGTVRFSKLGSTMMACPNKLVEEQRLFKLLEQSDAFEFTAGELQLKRGAQIIVRLKAD, encoded by the coding sequence ATGACTTTAAAATGGTTATTCGCTACGTTGGCAATTGTTTTTTCACTGCCTGTAGTGGCACAGGTAAAAACAATTTACATACATCCCAACACAGTCAGCTGTACTGGCGTAGCACCCATGCAGTGCCTGCAGTACCGATACAGCAACAAGGGTAAATGGCAACGGATGTACGGCGGCATCAAAGGCTTTACACATGAAGCCGGGTACAACTACACTTTGCAAATCACTGAAAAGAAAATAGCTAATCCACCGGCCGATGGCAGCAGCATAGAACGCAAACTGGTAAAGGTGCTGAGTAAAACACCGGTGGCACCCAACGTACAAGGCATGAAAGGCGAATGGATAATAAAAGAACTGCTGGTGAATAATGTATTGCTATCTGTGCAGGAGTTAGACTTTACTGTAAAAATTGGCGACAGTACAATTCAAGCAAAGGTATGTAACAGTATATGGGGTAAAATACAGATAGCCAAAGACGGTACAGTAAAAACCGGACCACTGATGAGTACCAAAATGGCCTGCAACAATATGGATCACGAAACCGCATTGATGCAAGCTTTCACAAAGGCCACACAATGGGAAGTAAAGGGAAGCAATCTGTATATGATGGATAAAGCAGGGCAGGTATTTGTCATACTAACAAAGCCTGCAATGGAAGCCATTCCTACAACACCCGCCAACATCAACTATGAAGCGATGCTGACCGACAGCCGCTATACTGTAAAAGAAATTGAGGACAACAAAGGTATCAGTATGTTGCTGGGCAGTGGTGCCTTTGTAAAATTTGACAAAGTAGCAGGCCGCATCAGCGGCAATGGTGGCTGTAATAATTTTTTTGGCGACGCGACGATTCAGTTTACTACAGCCAATGCCGGTACCGTTCGTTTTTCAAAATTGGGTAGCACTATGATGGCTTGCCCCAATAAATTGGTAGAAGAGCAGCGGCTGTTCAAATTGCTGGAGCAATCTGATGCGTTTGAATTTACTGCGGGTGAATTGCAATTGAAACGTGGCGCACAAATCATTGTCCGTTTGAAAGCAGACTGA